The Candidatus Neomarinimicrobiota bacterium nucleotide sequence TTCGCGTTTAGCCATATTAGTTTCCTTCAGTTTGCTCTTCTATTTCTTTTTCATCATCAAGTCCCTCAAACTCCACCGGATTCCACGATGACAAGTGACTGTCAACGAGCGCATCCAGTAGACCGTAAATATAGATGAAGCCGATCCACCATGCATACTTGTTTCTCAGCTGGCGATAACGATATTTCGGAAGCTCATACTTCCCCTCTTCCCAGTCGTGATAGTAAGACCGGTTCAGGATGAATTGAGACACTACATAGACCTCAGCACCAAAGATGATCGCTGCCTTAAGATATTTACCATTGTAGATCTGCCCGCCGCCGGGTAGAGTGGAATAGAGAATTGCTTTCCGAGGGGATTTTGCCACATCAAGACTGTCGGCAGGTTCAGACCCAGCGATTACAAGGGGAATTAGAATAATGCAGTAGATTCGTCTCACGCAACGCCTGCTCCCTGACTTTGAGCTGCCCAGTTCCCTACCACAGACAGCCCTTCGGGAATCATTTCTATCTCGATTTCTGTTATCTCCCTCTCGGGTATCTCGCCGTCGATATGAATCGGCAGCGGAACTTCGCTGGAAATTTTTACTTTCCGCGAGGTGCGCAGTGATACCTCATCAAGATCATCTATTCTACCGTTAAACAATTTGGTAAAATTAGCCACCACCTTCA carries:
- a CDS encoding DUF5683 domain-containing protein; its protein translation is MRRIYCIILIPLVIAGSEPADSLDVAKSPRKAILYSTLPGGGQIYNGKYLKAAIIFGAEVYVVSQFILNRSYYHDWEEGKYELPKYRYRQLRNKYAWWIGFIYIYGLLDALVDSHLSSWNPVEFEGLDDEKEIEEQTEGN